The window ATTTTGGTTTCTCTCTTGAAATGTCCTACTTTTTTATTCTTAGTTATGAGTCATAGCCTACACCTCTTTCTTTAATTCTCTCGACTCATTTCTCtcatttttctataaattaCCCTTTTCTATctacttttcttattttttatattatttaaattttattgttattgcaAATGCTAAGAAACACAAGGCCTAGTGGAAcataaaagtttaattaatacCTTGGATGGTAACGTACTCCTTGTGATCAAAATTATATACGAAAAATCGCATTAGCAACTTAATGTTGACAGCTACATTATATCGATCACTGTGCCTCTTCAAATACAAAGATAAATAACCATCACCGTCATCTTTATGGTTGCCTTCAAGATATATACACAACGTCCTGTATGTCACAATTAGGTCGAAGGAAAATTAACGTATTATACatcgtttcattatacttgttattgaTATTGACTTTTTTCACACAATATGTTAATCAAATAGGAATATTTTAGGAAATATGTATTTGTGTACGTGTACATGCCTACATGGCTAGCTACATCATGCTTAAAAAAGCCTTGCAAACCTAATAATACAATAGTATTTAGGGGGcattgtaaaaaataaactaatttttattcgatccgcaaataataaatttaaattattgtttattttttaaaaaataaatctacCTGATGTAATAATTGATgctgaaaataaatataattattatttattcctAATTCTTAACTTACAAAAAAGTTTTGAAGTTGACTATAAACAacaaattggtttatttttcagaATATATATACACCTAATAGctgggtttatttaaaaataaaatatatgagcTTATTATAAGCAAATCAAGtaaatattagtttattattgtcattttatTCTAGTATTTATGGTGTAGGAGTAGGAGTGATTTTAGACATGTACAATGCGATTTATTGCACGTGGCCCTGTAAATTAGCTACATTATATGTGTCTAAATTAGTTTAGTTACCTTTCCTTCCCTAAATTATTTCATAAtgtaaaacaaaagtaacagtACTTTATATTTTTGCTCAGCTCCTAAATTGAGGTCATTGTCAACGTTGAGAGGTTACAAGTATGTAGAGTATAGAACGTATTTAAACGTCTCTAACTATTAGCCAAATCTTGTGATAGAGAATATCACATTTCAACATGATAGAAGGCCATTGGTTGGATCTCATCCACCCTTAATtaacattgaaatttatatgGAAATTTGCCTCAATTATCAAATTCcaacaaaaatatgaaaatataggCAAAATATATACCATATCGAGGAACTAACTCAATTAAAAGCTTAcgctgatggttgaggtccataatatattatatacactaACATACCAGTCTAAGTTTGCTGCGTGGAAATTCGGGGTTTCCAATTCGGCGCACTTAGCTTCTTTAAGAGATTTTTTGAGTTCCTCATATGATTCAATTTCAAAGACGAACTGATCTGGGTCTGGCTTCCTACAATATCGAATTATTCTATCGTATAAATCTTCTATCTCGAATGTGTATGGTCCTGCAAACATAAacttgttaaaaataaattaacaataatgcatctattcaaaaaaaataaacaataatcaatACATGATCAAGTTTAGTATGGACTTAGTCCACACTAATATTAGATTGGACCAACATTTAAACTCTCATCTTCCATTCCATTCCACTCCACTCTTATACTTTTATACTTCACTCCACTCCACTCCACTCTACTGCACTCTATTCTACTCTACTCTTACACTCTTACACTCCACTCTActcttaaaaaattttaaaaattaaaaaatttaaatttaaaaaattaaaaatcaaaaattaaaatttaaaaaattaaaaattaaaaattaaaaataaatttttaaaaactaaaaatttaaaatttaaaatttaaaatttttttaaaaaaaaaactaaaaaaattaaaaatttaaaaaattaaaattaaaattaaaaatataaaaaaaattaaaattatttttttcaaaaagtttttttcCTGTTATTTTGAAATATGTAGTAAAAGGTGAAGAGAATGAAGAGAGTAAAAATAAGAGTGCTAAGACTTGGTCCACACTATTTTACTTTGCACCAAGTCCACACAAGAGTTTCTCTTAATACACATGCTTTTATTACCTGTATTAAATATtaagcaaaaaatataaaagttaacctataaaaataaagataagtaAAGGTGAATATAACACCTAAAGGTCATAAAGCAAATTAACAGGATATAATAGTATGAAAAAGGTGAAGTAAATGATAGAtcaaattatcattattttgaGGGAGAAGGTCAAGAATTTTTATGAggattaatatttttgtaaaaaaattattttcatttgattattataGGGGTAGACTAATTAAAAGGGAGATCAAATACTAAATGAAAATCGTACTCATGAACGTTAATTACCTAGAAAATTGGTAAATACTGTGACAAGACCGATTAttgtctttttaaaatttttttatgatcttCACACTTTTCTCCAATAGACTTATTATATTCGTATTATCTACTTTACATTATATtcgtttgatttttttaaaaattcacataaatattatatacaacGAAATCATTTAACGGAGAAGCatgtataattatttatttagttataaTAGTTTGCAGGCatatataatttcaaatataacgCATAGGCTCCCAAAATTATCTTGGAGGAGTTTGGTAAACGGCTAATAGATTAATACAGTGGCTCATCTGACCAGTTGATgttattaattagtttaatcAGTTGATTTTAAACCCGCTGCAATGAGTAGCTTGTTTTTAAGAATAAGCTGTTTCAACCAgttaatttaccaaatagtagCATTGACCAATTTAACTACtctattaatatcaaaataagctaaaattatgcaataaattattttgccaaATATTCTAAGACAAATGGGACATATAAGAGATAGAGAAAATGAATTGAAATGACCTTTTATAGAGAGGGGTACAGAAGGTGTTTGTTGGGTTGTTGTCGTAATTGGAGTTGTTGTCGTTggagttgttgttgttgaagtCAATGTTTGAGGTTGTAAAGTCAACGAAGTAGAAGAttgactattattatttttattaattttgattaacgTATCAACCTTTTGCTGTAGGTCACTTATTTGATCAAGCAATGCCGGTGACGTTTTGTTCTTCttttcgtaattgattattatttgCCCTCCTTTTATTTCACGACGGTTCCAAATCATCGTGATCTTAGGCGTCACCTGGtgttataagaaaaaatatatcaaaatatatagtgtaaatttaaaaaaaataaagataaagcaAGGCAGTAGTTTATGTGTTACATAAAAAGTGTCTAGAGccattaaaaatatttgtttttttagtaaCCGTTAATAATCTCAAACATCTtactaaagctttttttttttttaatcaatttacaaTAATAGTTGCTGCTAATAATTGAATTTAAAGGCAAATGTAAAGATAAAATCaatcatataataatttatagagctgttcaaaacaaacccgacccgaaaatccgacccgtaatcgaaaattatccgacccgaaaaaatgtaagttttttaggtttaccgaaccgcaattacccgaaccaaTACTTCACTCGagccgtttgataaccgaaaagctcaaaatcgaactcgaactgcaaccgaattttataaccgacatataaaccttaaccgatgttacccgaactgaacagtgatcgacccaagtcaaatccgacccgaattatgcacgtaaccgaatgtaacctgactaaaaccgattaagatcgaactgtttttaacccgaactgatacaaacccgatcgattattaatcaaactgtttttaacccgaactgatacaaacccgaaccgattgtacatcgaactgttataaattcgaatcaaattttcacctaattttagcaaattaagtccaattttatttttctaataatacggaaaaaggaggaacacaagttctatacaaaagagattgcatacagaatatatatatatatatatatatatatatatatatatatatatatatatatatatatatatatatatatatatatatatatatatatatatatatatatatatatatatatatatataaactaattgaaataaattgatctgcctattaggattggcaaaagctgacccgacctgctaacttgatctgaaaccgactcgaaattagcgggtttgggtttagatttttgacccaattaattaaatgggtcaacccgacctgatctgtttattaaatgggtgaggttcaggttgaatatttaaacccgaaaaaaacctatttaactcatttattaaatttaagacggatcaacatttgccaaatacttcgtaaaactaagataataccaattaccatgtattgagggatttgtcagctgaagatgactttcaataagaaaggaagttgtcccacatcggctaagggatttgtcagctgaagatgactttcaataacaaaggaagttgtcccacatcggctatgaaagatactaataaaagaaaaatcctttaaatcacttccacagatctcataccaacttatgtagccacgccgtgagcacaaagcgaactattcttttgccttttactaaagaataccgtgtgctcgctgcattaagtggcatacgtttatttttggaggaagcctttaattcaggttaaatgggtcaaatgactttaaatatatgaatttaatgacctaaaaaaaaagtaggttaaatgggtcattagcaggttgatccaATCTGCGACAGATCAGGTCGggatttcaatttttgacccattaattaaacgGGTCAGGTTtaggttaagggtttattgacccatttatatatgatccgaacctgaaatgacccaacccgacctgtttgacacctctatctgctatatctgataaaacaatcggtaattattttttgtaagtaaatgagcatacatcaattaaaaacctgactattaacttatttcgatattgacccgatcaatagttatccaaaaccgataactactcgaaaaataaagctcgaacccgatctgtacccgaaaaaatcgaaccaattagtaatcgatgacaacccgagaccgattgacacttgacacgaacttcaaccgacaccgaactaatgctaacccgatagcttgaataaccgatctctaaccgaaccgtgactaaccgactcgacctgagtgtgacccgttgtaacacacagccgaaaaataactgatccgaaatgcaaccgaaccgaataacacccgtccgaaaccgacccgatcaaccgaatgaacacctctaataatttataaaaagtttGATTTTACGTATGAGATTGTTGAGGATGACTAAAAGTATTTTAGTAATTCAAACTAAAAactaaattattttagaattcATTTGTAATTTTGATGATTAAAAACTAAAAGCCTCAAATTTTATACTTTCTCCTAAAAATTCACCTTAATAGTCCCATTTGACCAGACACATTTatcaatgaaataattttattattaaatctcTAATcactcataattaaaaattgtaaaaaatttatattaataatttttgcattaaaacaaatcaaataagatttcagtTGATTGTGTTATAACTTACATATtatgattgaaatatatattaagagtgatagataaataatattataagtcaAATGAAACTATTAGAATGAATAAGAggaaatattagaataataatCAATACTACTTCAGAATGCAATCACTATAGAACTACTCTTATCTTGCAGTGTCTCTCTTCTTTTGATTTTGCACATGTgaaagcatatatatatatatatatatatatggaaaaattatctaaataattcaacatttttatgatttctTTACGATACTTTcaactatttaattttatgGGATATTTACTTAGAGTAAATTTAAGTATCCTGATGATCTGCTATAGTAAGTAATTTAGCAAAAATGTAAacagaaaattaatataaagttggaggaaaattttaaaaatttacaaggaaaattctaaaaaatttaatatttttttaaaacattttttcttgaaatttcttttaattcttttttttttataaaaaaataaaacttgctatagcagaTCATTCGGTTACCTGAGTTAGCTCTAGATAAATATAACACAAAGTAGGGATTATTCATGGCTAATCAATAGATAAAATTaatgtaggaaaatcataaaaaataataaattattctaaataatttttcatatatatattaataaattaccTTGTATTTTGACCAGCcaaaaagatcattgatccgaTAGTATTGAATAGTATCAAAACTGGAAGTGTTTGGTGAAGAAGAAGGAACAATTTCAGATTCCAGATAGCAATAACCTTCACGATTGATCAACAAACGTGATTGAAGAAGATCTAAAGCTAATTTCTTAAAATCTTCACCTTCAATGACATGATCAAAGATTTCTAAGGATTCATGTTTGTATTGACTCCCAATTCCTACACTTTCTATGATTTTCCAATCCTGTTCTTTCACATGGGGAGAATGAAGGCAATTCAATTTCAGTACTAATATATGCTCCTTTCCACCATACCTTAGGAAATGATTGTTGTCTACTAATTTCAGAGCTTTCATGGCGTTTTGAATTGATGAGAAAAAGATTGAAAGTAGATGGGACTCCTATAAGTCTACTTGTTGGTTTTGGTTTGTATATGAAGTACTTCGTTTTGTTCAACATTAATAATTgaagtattaaaaaatttaaatgaaccACTAATTAAAGTGATAGaagtattaaaaaatcaaaatagaagaaaatatgtggataaaaataaacaaattgtggagaaaaataaaagaatgaaaGTAGTGggttatgtgacgaattgtcatggTTTAACATGATATAGAGCCAAAGATGGTTCTTGAATATGGTTTTCGAAAGAGTAAATCTCATAATGTGTGTGTACAAGTCAACGTTTATTACCCTTGGGTTTGTGGACCCATGCGGTGGTTATGTGACAAATTGTCACAGTTTAATAATTAGACACTATCTAAAATAGAATTGTTACAAAGTTAAAGGTACGaggtgaaaattaaaaaaaattagtaaaagtgttaaaaaaataattgtataattgtttgaaatattttataagAATTACCTATGTTAtcatatacttttatatttcttattattGGAATTAAcgtataaaatttttttgaatgtGCAATTATGCTAACTAAAGCTTTGAGCCTTTGAATATATGGATGCACAATAAAATCTTTAATCATCTAAACAAAAATACAAACTTTGATAACTTTTGCATGTtagtatttttttgattaattacaTGATAGAATAATGTAGAATAAAGGAAGGATTATTTACAGCTGAAAATAGATTAAATGACGTTGATCTAATTCAGTATATATAGAGTGTCAAGTACGTTcaaaatattttagatttttagtagataataagtatttttttaaaaaaaattgtgcaaATATGAAATCTTTCTTGTTAAAAAATGTATGAAAACGATGTGTTTTAATctctaatatcaccaagatcgaaagtataatatcaccaagatcgaAAGTATGAAGTCttcttgtgacaaacaaattacgctatcaataaaaccgatgtttgtaggagaaaataaagcaataaaaatgACACAGAGATTTAATAAAGTTCACCCAATTAAGGCTActtcctccggtgtgtagtatctcacttatattattaaaggagttcaaagaactcttaaatatgaagaattacaattgagaagaGATTAGACTAGtatttggcttggggtgtattttgtgaaTGTTTTGTAATGACATATAATAAGCCTCCTATTTATAGGAGAAATTACATTTAATGATAATACATGATTAAGTCTAAGAGTAAATGGCAAAGTGTAACAGCCCAAGATTATGAATAGTCGAAACAGAAGCATGCCATGAAACCCTGACTGATTTGCTCGTTCGAGCCAGCCACTGCTTTGTTCGAGCAGACCCACTGATCGAGTCTCCGACCTGCTGGTGTATGGTGCTCGTTCGAGCCTTCCAAACGCTCGTTCGAGCACAGCATTGTCGAGGCTACTAGATTCAAATGGTGAAGttgctcgttcaaggcatggtCATGCTTGGATGTCTCGTTCAAGGAATCTTAGACTCTAGCAATCATCTCATTAAATCATCACTCATCATGCCCCTTAATTCTTATGTTTAAGTCTTACTTCAATAATTGACTCACACTCTTAAACACCATCATTAAGTCATTTAGCAACTCTTTTGACATGTTATGAAGCTTCGCTGCAAATATGATATAATAAACTCCAACAAGTGTTCACACTTCATTCAAATCCCAATATAAGTCCATATATCATGCAAAAACATGTTATGAAGCTTCGATAAATAATAAAGTAACAAGTGGAGTATATTATACTTGCAATCAATTGACTATAAAtcttattgtttttgttttaaataattattacagATGGTTTTGACATTTATGAAAAATACTTATTAAAGACTTAGGATGATAATATTATgtagattttattttatattatctgACGACGCTGATAAACAATAGTATCACTAATAAATATATACTCcatcattttcattattttttcttttcgaTGGCtactcattttgcatcattaattttcttatttagaaATATAGAACCCTACTGCATTCTTTCGGTCTAATccacatattttaattatttatgatatcAGCTCATCTACACAATAAATTATTCCTTCCGTTGCTTAAAGTTGTTCGTtcttatttgatatttttgtttgttctaTTTGCTATTCactcattaaaaaattttctaatttatatcacaaatttcaaacataattaaccttgtttattcttattttaatattttaataatgcttatgatttacacatattttctattaacttcattttaacattttaacattttaatatttatatttttttccgcTATCTTTATTTAATGTTCATGATCCCATTCTgtcaatcaaaattattattcaataaaaaaatatattcactatataaaatattttatttttcttaatttttcgtGAACATGTCttattcaaaaattttagaAACGGAGAAGGTATTTTAAGATTGCTTTCATGTGTTGGTTTCTTGAATATACGTACATATGTGAAAAACTGATTCATTCAATATTAAGGCTACTATGGGAagctttattttaaattctgcgAAGCGTAGGGAAGAGCCGAATAATGGTGGTGAACCTACAAAGAGATTTGAATTCGAGCAGCGTATTCGAAAGAAATGATTGGGAAGTTGTGGAAATGGTAGGAAGCAACATGAGCTATGATTCTTTGGAAATATTTGGTCATATGATCAATGGTGAAAAGCTCAAGAGATTAGCCATGGATCTTTGTAAGTCACGCTTATGGGTTAATAATGTAGGCGTTTGTTTCACCAGATTGGGAATAAGCTAGT of the Amaranthus tricolor cultivar Red isolate AtriRed21 chromosome 6, ASM2621246v1, whole genome shotgun sequence genome contains:
- the LOC130815890 gene encoding uncharacterized protein LOC130815890 — protein: MKALKLVDNNHFLRYGGKEHILVLKLNCLHSPHVKEQDWKIIESVGIGSQYKHESLEIFDHVIEGEDFKKLALDLLQSRLLINREGYCYLESEIVPSSSPNTSSFDTIQYYRINDLFGWSKYKVTPKITMIWNRREIKGGQIIINYEKKNKTSPALLDQISDLQQKVDTLIKINKNNNSQSSTSLTLQPQTLTSTTTTPTTTTPITTTTQQTPSVPLSIKGPYTFEIEDLYDRIIRYCRKPDPDQFVFEIESYEELKKSLKEAKCAELETPNFHAANLDWTLCIYLEGNHKDDGDGYLSLYLKRHSDRYNVAVNIKLLMRFFVYNFDHKEYVTIQELAVKKFDDVKDSKKGIAKALKIKDLEDVVNNGLIRDGKCRFGVEIFSLHSHPSVAKSMMIQNFDSCSGICHFNGYSTLPKDVPSYSDEVFKTSYYITDQSRKYDYTWKVELYPDGKGRERNKSVSVFLELVNKQDLSSGRLFVNYEIRLKHKDNGKYHVKKGYAWFTYEQYNNGFENFISLSDFQSDNSTNYVIKDTVTIEVYFNKFFELKKEL